One Arachis hypogaea cultivar Tifrunner chromosome 2, arahy.Tifrunner.gnm2.J5K5, whole genome shotgun sequence genomic window, TATCAATGGTATATGGCATACTTTCCAATCAGCGTGCGATGTATTAGACCTTCCGCTATCATCTGAAGAAGCACTCCTTAACATATCAAGAAAATTAGATATCTCTGCAGTCTTCATTTCTACCAACTTCTGCTTGTATCCTAATTAACCAAACAAATCATCTTCAGAAAATATACAAAGAATAATTTAACCAAAAATAATGGCTCCACCAAGCTAGTACCATTTCTACCTAAATGAACTCAAAGGAAACAAGGGAATGTTATGACCTTCTACTTCTTGTTCCGAAGAACATACAAGTTGGCTTTCGACGAGTCTTTTGAGCATCTCATCATTTGTAAGATCAGGTGAGGCAAGGGTCCTATCAAGTCTTTCTCTATACTGCACAATCTTTTGTTTCTTCTCCATCTTTGCATCTCCCGGAAAATTGGAACAAGCCTTCTCTTAGGAATTCAGGTCAAGCACCATGTGATCAATACAAGTTCCTACTTTGCTCCTAAATCAACAACAGATGAAATTCACCATAGTTATAAACAAAGACTAGCCATTCATGACTAATTCAACATCTCATCATAGTGAATTGGTGCTTAATAATGATGGACTAAGACAAGCATGAACTAAAAGAGCTCAATGAACTTTAATTCAGAAAAAGCTACAAGGAAATCATATCAAACTACCCCAGAAGAAGCTTCTGCTTAAAAAGACATAAACTTCATTGAAACCCCAatagaaatatataaataatcaaaCATACATGAAACTTCACTTTCTGGGGTTGTGATTTTCAATATCCTTCTTAAGGTGAGAACCCAGAATCAGAAAAACAAGAAAGTAGCAGATCTCAAAGAGAAAAAAACTGCAACCAATGATTCAATCCACAATCAGAGAGACAAAATCAGCTGAATTGAGAGCACCAAGACGGGTACATAACATGGGTGGTTTCTTCCACTTTGACACACAAAAAATAGCAAATCCACCACAAGATCAAATATgggaaacaaataaataaaaaaggttaaaaacTAAGCCAACCCAATATTATATTCCAAATACATgacaagaaaatattaaaaaagtatGGTCTTTTAAGACAAAGGAATGGGCTTTGAAGAGAGGCAGAGAGAATAGAgataggaaaataaaaacaaaggaaaattctTACATAACAATGTTGATTTGTGCTGAATTTGATGACAACTAAGTTTGAAGGGTCAAAGCTTATTAGGGGCCACACGTGAGGACAAAAATGTGAAAGACACAGCATGGATAAAACACAAGTGAAGTGAAGCTGCTACTTAGGTAATAATAAGGTTTTTTCTGTAACAGAAAGAGTGAAAGCCAAAAATGGTGTTGTAAGGTGAAGTACGAAGAAAATTTTTTGTGACATGTGTTAGGGAGTTGTTGGAGATAAAGTGGCAGAGAATCTGTTTGGAAAAAATGGAAAATTGTGGAATAGATGCGTTATGCTTTTCTTTGTTGATTGCCTTGGTGAAAGAGTAAATAATGGCTTTGGTATTAAGCAAAGTGAGAGTGTGATGAAGCATATCAACCAGATTCTGCtgctttattacaataattaataaattaataaatattaaatatgataaattttgatgattttttactaatttattttgttattaaatattttcaattaaataaagtcaaaaatagttatttttgactgtttttgaataatatttttcgttataaaatatttttatttagcttataaaacataaaaatttttgctATGTATTAAATGTTGGATGTaattaacatattttaaaaatataattatagaaactttttaatatttttgatatatttaatgcattaaaaacataaaaaaaattaatttttataaaatatttcctTTTATGATAtgtttaattgatatttttaggACATAAATTAGCAAAATCCTTAAAtgtttaacaaattgaatgctttgataattaataaaagaaattagaattcTTATTCCATCCTGTTTAGAACATTGATtagcaaaatcaaaatataataattactgGGATATACCCTATTTATGTTGTAATATATGTATTGTATATCAAGGTTAATACTTAATAGACCAATATTAGgaattcattaaaaatttatttcaccACCTTATAATGGGGGCAACTCATATCACATTCCGCCGCTAATTTATTAAGCGGCGGTAGGATAAATGAATCCTACCAAATGAAATTTAATTGTATGGCATCATCTTCTTAACCTTATTATATGTTTTGATttcttttagaagaaaaaagagaaaaggtgATCTTGCATGTTAATATTGTTTGTTTATTATATGTTTTGAGACCCACATCATATTCATATAGTCTCATATTTTATCCAATATTGGAATATAAAACTATATAAAAAAGAGGAAATTAGCTTGgtctaaataaaaattagaatacaAGTATAACTTTTCTTGCTTAAAATTAACAACATGTTAGGTAATAACTAATAACTAATAAGATTGTCAACATTTGTGGGTGATACtaattagactttttttttttgtgcacatAATTCAATCATTGGCTGCACAATTTGGTGTAAGCAAAGAGGtgggatttttttttatataaaatgaaaataatactaaattaaaacaagttaCTAAAATCACCTATTAATAAGTAGTAGAGATCTTATTATgaaaactattaataaaaaaagtatattgacataatttttttttctaatttatcagCCACTGTATTTATCGCTTAAATACAAACAATAGAAGAACATTCTAAAAACGTCGTAATAAAATTAAgggtaaaatatttaaataaactaaagaaagattaaaattacgtaaaaatcttaaaataaaaaatactacatTCCAATACTAAGGCGAATTAACAAGAATGAAAATACTTTGAGATTTTTacgtaattttaatttgtttttaatttattgaagTATTTtaccttaaaattaaaatttttaaagtaatttcattaaattgctataaattttttaaaaaataataacttaatagGTCTGAATTCAATGAATCTCAATAATAATTAATCTAAATTGCAGCAATGATGgagtttgaaacaaaattttagaggaattaaaatttaataataatatttatattaaaaataaatttataaatataattattttttatatttattactaataagataataaataaataattctacagataaaaaatacaaaataatttataatggTATTCTTTGATTCTTTAGTGATTTGAAATCTTCAATAATTGAATTAGAACTAAACTTTTCaacaatttataatatttattggattttttatcaatttatacaaatgcaataatatcaatacttattagatattctaatattttttatcatataaaaaattaaattaaataaacaataaaatataaaataatattaaattaaataaataaaaaatacctattttttatatttgaattcaaAAGTAGAGGGAGTGTTGCTTGTTGAATAGAGAGCTACGAAATGCGAATAGAGAAACTGATAGAAAAGCACCGTGTTTTTATAAcaatgatttttatcttttattatattagatggtttttttattcttatcttttttttagataacttttttgtttgatttgattgttagatgatctttttattttttttgttagctaacttttttatttgatttgattttatcttttaattttgatgTGTTGTGAAAACCAACAAAGGcccactcaattcagtccaaTCCAACGtgtttttaatgtttaaaattaaaaactattgtgtaataaaaaaaacaaaaattaaactcaagTACTTTAAGTCATAATAAGGTATTTGAGTCaactgaattatttttttattttttaaaaaaatactattaattttttataaaaagttttgcGGGAGGCGGTAGTTCCTCATTGTCTCAACTAAGTTCTATCCCTAAATTGCagattttttaaataacaatcaaaataattctaaatataaattgatatttattataaaaaatatatatgaaaaattgtattatattttttattttatattttataaattactaAGGTTCTGtaactattatataaattaaatctcATTGGAAATTCTTACATATATATAAAGCTCAAAGAGAGTTAAGCCAAACAGCACCTTTCTCTTGTTTTGGGAATAACTCTATTCCCGTTTGGTTAACAAAAGATCGAAACTTGAAAGCTCCCTCGCAACTCACATCGTTTTTCTTTGCTTGGCTCGCTGCCATTCCTCGCCGTTGTTTGTTTTGTAAGTCCCATCTACTAAATTTTCCCTCACTTTCTCTGCCTCCAAACAGAGATTTAGGGTTTTGATTAATATCCCAGCTGTCAAAAATTGTTGAAATTGATTGATTGCTGAATGACCCTTTGATCTGTGTTCCTGGTTTGGTAGATAAAGCTTCAAAATTTTAATGTGAATAAGAGAAAGATTCCAACTTGGAGTTATTGAGACCTATTTTGAAATTGCAAGCCTGTATAATGGTTTTAATGGATAGTAAGTGAGAGTGTAAGATTCAATGAGATCAAAATAACTATGTTATTATCTCATTGAGCTGGAAATTGATGGGTTGGGTGCACATATAAATGATTAACTGAATTAACTGCCAATTTGACTCTATTTCTTCCTGAATGTTCTGTTTGTTTATCATGTCATGTCCATGGAATTTGATTGTTGAGAATGAGTTCTACCAACCAATTTGGCCCTAGAGATTGTTTCAAATTTACACTTCTCACTAGAATGTGTTCAGTTCTTGAGAAGTCTTTTGGTTTGTTTCCCATTTCTAGCATCATGCCATCAAAATTTATCCAGAATTGTTACTTTACATGAAAATAGTAAAAGAGATTTAATTGTAAATCTTTTGAACTTTAAACACATATCTTATGATAAAGGATAGTTGTTATTACATTGTTGCTGTTATGAAAAGCATAGTTAAAAATTTGCTGTGGTTGATGATAGTGTTGCCAATAGATTCAAGTGTGCTAAGATGAGAGGAGATTTCGATATATAAGTGGTCATGACTGATGCATTGTAGTACACTTTTTCAgctgatttatctttttaagtTGGCAAAGAATTAGGGAAATGCTATTAATGCTTCTAAGATAGTAATCCATTTGAATTGCAGGTGATGAAATGGGGGATGAAAATGGTTCTTCTGTTAATTTGGATAGCTTGAGGGCTAATTGGAATCCATCTCAAGACAAATATTTTCTTGAGCTTTTGCTATCTCAACTGCAGCTAGGGAACAGAATCAGCAAAGTCATTAGCAAACAAGCATGGCCGGTTATGGTTGAACAATTTAACACCAAATTCGGATTGAAGTATGATATAGATGCATTGAAAAACCGTCACAAACGATTCAGGAAGCAATATAATGATGTCAAAATGATTATTGGTCAAAATGGATTTCGGTGGGATCATGAAATAAACATGATAATAGCTGATGATAAAACATGGGATGAATATCTTAAGGTATATATATTGTCCATCAATCACATATTCCCCAAGCACTAATGTATGGTTAGTCTTTACATTGCAACTGAGAGTGTTTTTCTATTTGCAGGTTCACCCTGATTTTCAAGGTTTCAGAAAAAGAGTTGTTCCTTATTATGATGATCTGTGCAAAATTTTTGGCCATTCAGTTGCTGATGGGAGATACAGCCTTTCATGTTTTGATGTAGGCTTTGAAAATGAAGGTAGAAGCATTCATCAGTAAATATTGTTGTATGGTTGAAAGAAAATTTCTTTTAACTTTATTCACTGAATTGAATAATTTATGAAGAGTAGCTCATATTTTGTCTCAGAAATTGCCTCAAAAGAATTGGATGATCAAGCCACTGCTGGCAAAGGAGACGACGATGAGACTTTCCCTATCATTTCTAGTCAAAGTAAAATTGACTGGTCACCAATGATGGACCAATTCTTTGTTGAACTTATGCTGAACCAGATGCATAAAGGGAACAAGGTTGGTCGTTCGTTCAAGAAGAAAGCCTGGGTGGACATGACAGATTCGTTCAATGAAAGATTCGGATGTCATTGTGGTAAGGCAGTCTTGAAGAACCGTTTGATTGTCCTCAGGAGGCATTACTGCTCCATAAATGTTCTACTTAGCAAAGAAGGCTTCAGCTGGGATAATGCGCACCAGAAGGTCGTGGCTGATGACCATGTTTGGGAAAATTGCATCAGGGTATGAAGTTGAAAGTGTTTTTCCtcattttgtttttttcattttgaGTGTTTTCGTTTTATACTGTCGTCCAATCAATTATATTTGCAGGTACATCACAACTACCGGATATATAGAACTAAAAGCATGCCTTTCTATTCTAGTATGTGCATATTATGTCACAATGAAGATACTCAGCATTGCAAACTGAATTCTGGAGAGGGATCTTGTGTCAGCAAGAAATCGATGCCAGATACCGAACCACCCCCTATTGCAGATGACACAGCATTGCATATTGGTGGAGAAAATAATTCTACCGGAAAATCTCAGCCTCTTCCTGATGCCAATAAAGAACCTTTGCATTCAGGCAAAGGAAGAAAGATTTCCGGTCACCAAAAGAGGCTCCAACCTAATATGTCCTCAAATGAATATAAGAAGGCGAGAAAGGATGGCGAGGGTATGGTGGCAGCTCTGAAACACATGGCAGTTGCGGTTACATCcctaacaaagaaaacaaagatagaagATACCTTCTCTATAGATAAGGCTATTAAGGTGCTTCAGGCTATACCAGGCATGGATGAAGATCTAATACTAGATGCATGTGAATTGTTGGAAGATGAAAGAAGAGCAAGGATGTTTTTGGCATTGGATGATAATTTGAGAAAGAAATGGTTACTGAGAAAGCTTCGTTCATAAACTTAAGTTAGTTTCATGCAAAGCATGCTATAGCTTTGAAGGTTCATATTAACCCCCAACAAAGTTTGTAATTAAAGGAATTATCTTTTGGTTATCTTTGTATATTAATTCAAGTAGAGATTAAATTTAATACCATAGCTGTCTTTGTGTTTGAAACAATAACAATCAAGTCTTATCTAACCAAGCATTCTTGGAGGTTCAGTGTAATGAAAACACAAAGTTAGAGTTACAAAACATTCAGCACTGAAAATCAAACTAACTCTAGTTTTGCTACTACATCATCACTTCTGAACCTATGAATCTCAACTCCTAAGTAATCAACTGGACCCGTAACTGCAACATGGGGTTTTCCAACCAGAACCCTAACACCAGATATCTGATGGTGATTGGTTAGAGTTGTGCTTGCAATCTTTTGAGCCACTGATTCCAGAAGGTTGTGAGGTGGCCCTTCAATAACTTCCTTTACTATTCTGCACTCATCAATACTTCACAAATTAACATGGTACTTATGcaaaatgagtttaattttaaagCACTGACATTGTAAAACATTCTACACAGTCGTTTAATAACATGTATTTGTGCAATTGGATACACGTGTAAAACTGCTTTATACTGAcaaagtatatcaaaattaaattctttttcagAACGAAATCATAAATAGCTCATTTTATAAAACTAAAGTCTTATTCAACCCTAAGAAAATTATTAGAATGCAGTGTGCTGATGCTTTGGAAACATAAACAAGACATAGCActtcattttatttaataattaacatGATAACTGGATTTAGCAATTCTTGTTCTGATTTTAACTATGAAAAGATTGAGTGTTAATTATCACTGACCGGTATATATCTGTGTAGCTAACTGAATCTGACAAGTTATCAGATTTACCAGCAGCTCTAAGATCCATCCAAGCATCTATATCTACCAAGAATTTCTGACCAAGTGTTCTTTCTTCTGGATTCACACCATGAAAACCATGGAACATTAATCCCCTCAGAATGAGTTTGTCACCCCTCATAAGTGTTTCAGTTTCCATTGTTGTTGCTGCTATCATCAAAGGTGAACACTAACACTGAATTGAGCAATAATAACCCTAATTCCTCAATGCAATgttgaaaaattacaaaataatcctaaattctaattagtgTTGAGATTGAATCCAATCAAATTTGAATGGTGATAatctttttgtatgtttcctATGCTATCAATATATATCACTTAACAGTTGCAAAACCAAATTTAAACTCAAGAAATTGGTTAATCTATTACAAACGCAGAATTCACATGTGTGTGTTTGGTTACATGATTAAGAGATAAGCATTTAGAGATAGTTTACCTTGGAGAAGCAGAGGAAACAACCTTGTTCGTTTGTTTGCTTTGTAAtatgaaaggagagaaaagaaaagagatgTTTTTATTGTGGTGGAACCATGGTGGATAAAGAGAATACTTTTTTACATTGAttctttaacttttttatttttatttattattattattaatttgtagttgttgaaataaatatgattaaaatcCTACCAAATACCAATTaccaataactctttgagttaaATTATTAAGTTAATTAGGAAAGAAATGCTAGGACAAACGTTTTGGGTTCgagtgttaaaaaaattattaatatggttttttttttgttatttactttcttaattttttttttcaagttatgtgaaagaaaataaaaatattatgtgaaaaaaaaatcaactatcaaattaatcaatatatatatatattgtttaattcgtctttaaaatatttttttatattttaatatatattttttaggatCGGCTAATTTGGTATGTTCGCTTagtataaatgaaaaaaaatatggagtaataaattaataatactagaaatttttgtttataataataaaatcccTTTCGCACGCCTCACAAGTCACATGTAAAATTTTGAtatcaattattaaataaataaaatcattttGAAATCTTAATCATTGTATACACGCACTAGTTAGAATTTTTGCAATATATTATATTGATCAATAATAATGTTAAATAATAGTACACATAATATTCTTTGATTTATTATACTAATCAATATTgttattgtttattattattattattatttaaacttTAAGATTGTTTGATAATCGTCTCATAAATATTATTCTTTaatgagaaaaacataaaaataaacaaaatttatacTTTGAGACAATTAGGAAAAATGACAGTGACATTTTCTTTTGATATTTCTGTATTTGTGATTTCAACAAACTCTATATTAGGAGCCAAAAATAAAACCCCTATACAATAACACAATTAACAATAAATGCAACCTTACTCTTGCAACTAGCAAGTAGAATCTGTGTTTCTAAGATTAACTCATGCATTTCAAGTAATTTAAAGTTAAACATGGCAATCTTATTGTTACATCAAAACTAAttccaaatttttattttgactaTGGTGTCAACAAGGTAGTGTTTGGCTCCTAACATGACAGAAAGATCCTAGATAACGGGACGGCGAAACCGTTGCTACGGCTCTTCTTCATTTTGGAGGTACATAGATTTACTCAAATCAACATCCTGAAATGGTCATTCAATTCAAAAACAAATCTGctaaaattaaatgggaatgtaGAAATGTGGAATAACTATGAATTTGTTATTGATGGATATGTATATATGAGATTGAGAAAACATGGGTCTGAAAGAGTTCATACTTTATATCAACAGACATAGATGATGAATCCATTTTAGTAACAAAAAAACATGCATTCATTAGAACCCAGTATAAgggaaacaaaaaaaaggaacaaCTGCACTAAACAAACTCCATCACTTTGCATAAAGATCTAGTGCTTGTCCTCCTTAGGAGTCTCTTTCGGAGGCACCTTTGATTCCAATTCTTTTGCAGATTTCTGCATTTCCCTGAAAAAAGGATTGCAATAACATATTACAATCTGAAAATCTGTTAAGTCTATGTATAATCGACGGAATAAATAAGTATCGCCTATGTCAACGTTGcaatataagaagaaaaataaaaaaaatgaagatatACAAGTTTAGGTTTAAGGTTTAGGACAAACATGCTTTAAAGTGCAATTCCAAATCACAAAAAAGCCATCAAATTATTTTCTGGTAGATTCATAACATACATTTTGACTtactaatttaataaccaaatcaATAGTTCTAAGTTTATTTCTACTAGTATTTATTTAGAGGGCAAATGTTGGAGATTATGGGTTCAAATCCTAGAAATAGCCTCTCTACACGAAAGAATAAGGCAACAAATATCTACTCTCCCTAAACCCACCAGATCAGAGTCCTATGCACCAAGTTCCCTTTATTTCTAACAGTAGTTGCTTAACAACCAAGTCAATAAATCAATGCGAAGTTCATGGTATGTTCCCCGACATATTCTGGATTAGGTGTTTTATTTGGAAAATAGCATTGATCCGATTCATTTATATTATGATACTTAACAGATTTCAATCTTCGACACTGTCGTTTTTGTTCTTACTACCAATTAAACATGCAGTTTTCCATCAAGAGAAACACTCGGATCAAATATACTTCTCAAAGTGGGAAAGCAGTagctctaaaaataaaaaatgcattaCAGAGAAAGCTCTTTCCAGTTGTATCTACGGCTAACTACACGAATCAAAACGACACCATTGTACTGTATCATAAACAAGTAACAATCCCtaaagagagaaaaacaaaaaggttCAAGGAACATATTTCTAACACAACCATAGTTAGTCATCCATATGCTAACAATGCTAGTACCATCAAAATCCAAGACCCTTAGCCTTAGGCATGATTACTTACGATAAGCGACACCAATTCTTTCTAGCTTTCTCCATATAAGCAGATTTTGACATAAAGGTAGTTAGCTAAGCAAAAGTGAGCTGATTACTAGACAAACCTCACCCGCAAGGTTGGATTTCAAAACCGCCATACCATTTACAACTCCAGGTCAAAGCTTAGCCTTCTCCACCTAATTTTTTTAGGAGTAAAATTCCTTTAAATGAAAATGTAATATGACCAATATTTTTCCTTGTATATTTGCCTTATCGACCCAATACTAACCAACATTTTTTTCcattaataataaaatacaacGTTGTATTGAAAATCAATGCAATGTATCTATTTTTCCCTCTATGAAAGGATGATAGAACTTCACTCTGTACAATCAAATATAAACTaactttgaaaacaaaataacataATCCATAAACATAAGCTTCCAAGTTCAGAATTCCAATATCCAACCAATCACTCTATGTTATCCAAATCCCactcctaaaccataaaccctaacaccccaaaaaactaaaaatttcaataacaaaaccatcaaccgaaaaactaaaaacaaaagcaACCCAGAACACAAGATCAAAACTTGACGAGAATAAATAAAGTACCCAGATGGAAAtcagagagaaaatgggaaaaggGGACTCACTTGGAAGAAGCAGCGGTTTCTTCTTCGAGCCAGTTACGGATGTGCTTAACATTGCGCCTGAATATGTTGGCAGATTGCTTCACGTCGCTCCTCAGAAGAAGCACCACCGCACTCACACCAGCCACGGTCAGCACGAAATTCGTCAAACCCATAATAACAGCGAAGGATTTCACCACCCTGGAGGGATAAAAAAAATGCTTTTTTATGATGTTTATGCTGCTGCTGCTACTTTCAGTGCAGTgaggagagaaaatcaaaattgCGTTTTTTTCTTGGACACGGTGAAGGCCAGACACACCCGGCCCACAATCCGGAACAGATCCGATCCAGAAACCGCCCGAACCGGACTCCCAATTCAAACTACCCCTCTCTGTCGCTGTGATTATCACTCCCTCTCCAGGAGTAGAATTCCAAAGCAGAACTAATGAACTATGCATGCggtattatgtttttatttttggaaTATTTTTGCCATTTTGGGTGTCGTTTTTTGTCCTGGTCTAAACCCGAAAACCCTACCCAAACCCACAACCCCAAAAAGATCTTCTCCCTCCCTGATTTTTAACATTCGATTGTGACTATCCCTAGACGGTGGCAGCGTGGTCGCCGTCGTGATAGGTAAAAGGTAAAATCCGGGACCGGTAAAAATAATTGGCTAATACAACTAATAAGATGAATAAAAGACGCCATGATTGTAGCCATagaaaacgaaagaaaaaaattttctcaCTTAAAATTGACGGTAAATCAAACACAAGACTGCACATGATCAGCTAGAAAATTAGAAATTTCAAAGTAAGTTAGATGAGCGT contains:
- the LOC112757401 gene encoding L10-interacting MYB domain-containing protein isoform X1 translates to MVLMDSDEMGDENGSSVNLDSLRANWNPSQDKYFLELLLSQLQLGNRISKVISKQAWPVMVEQFNTKFGLKYDIDALKNRHKRFRKQYNDVKMIIGQNGFRWDHEINMIIADDKTWDEYLKVHPDFQGFRKRVVPYYDDLCKIFGHSVADGRYSLSCFDVGFENEEIASKELDDQATAGKGDDDETFPIISSQSKIDWSPMMDQFFVELMLNQMHKGNKVGRSFKKKAWVDMTDSFNERFGCHCGKAVLKNRLIVLRRHYCSINVLLSKEGFSWDNAHQKVVADDHVWENCIRVHHNYRIYRTKSMPFYSSMCILCHNEDTQHCKLNSGEGSCVSKKSMPDTEPPPIADDTALHIGGENNSTGKSQPLPDANKEPLHSGKGRKISGHQKRLQPNMSSNEYKKARKDGEGMVAALKHMAVAVTSLTKKTKIEDTFSIDKAIKVLQAIPGMDEDLILDACELLEDERRARMFLALDDNLRKKWLLRKLRS
- the LOC112757401 gene encoding L10-interacting MYB domain-containing protein isoform X2, coding for MGDENGSSVNLDSLRANWNPSQDKYFLELLLSQLQLGNRISKVISKQAWPVMVEQFNTKFGLKYDIDALKNRHKRFRKQYNDVKMIIGQNGFRWDHEINMIIADDKTWDEYLKVHPDFQGFRKRVVPYYDDLCKIFGHSVADGRYSLSCFDVGFENEEIASKELDDQATAGKGDDDETFPIISSQSKIDWSPMMDQFFVELMLNQMHKGNKVGRSFKKKAWVDMTDSFNERFGCHCGKAVLKNRLIVLRRHYCSINVLLSKEGFSWDNAHQKVVADDHVWENCIRVHHNYRIYRTKSMPFYSSMCILCHNEDTQHCKLNSGEGSCVSKKSMPDTEPPPIADDTALHIGGENNSTGKSQPLPDANKEPLHSGKGRKISGHQKRLQPNMSSNEYKKARKDGEGMVAALKHMAVAVTSLTKKTKIEDTFSIDKAIKVLQAIPGMDEDLILDACELLEDERRARMFLALDDNLRKKWLLRKLRS
- the LOC112757415 gene encoding dihydroneopterin aldolase 2 isoform X2, with protein sequence METETLMRGDKLILRGLMFHGFHGVNPEERTLGQKFLVDIDAWMDLRAAGKSDNLSDSVSYTDIYRIVKEVIEGPPHNLLESVAQKIASTTLTNHHQISGVRVLVGKPHVAVTGPVDYLGVEIHRFRSDDVVAKLELV
- the LOC112757415 gene encoding dihydroneopterin aldolase 2 isoform X1, producing the protein MIAATTMETETLMRGDKLILRGLMFHGFHGVNPEERTLGQKFLVDIDAWMDLRAAGKSDNLSDSVSYTDIYRIVKEVIEGPPHNLLESVAQKIASTTLTNHHQISGVRVLVGKPHVAVTGPVDYLGVEIHRFRSDDVVAKLELV
- the LOC112757434 gene encoding uncharacterized protein — its product is MGLTNFVLTVAGVSAVVLLLRSDVKQSANIFRRNVKHIRNWLEEETAASSKEMQKSAKELESKVPPKETPKEDKH